A section of the Serratia liquefaciens ATCC 27592 genome encodes:
- the ccmE gene encoding cytochrome c maturation protein CcmE, whose translation MNPRRKSRLYLAIVVLIGVALTATLMLYALRSNIDLFYTPSEILQGKGENHEKPEVGQRLRIGGMVMPGSVKRDQKTLQVSFKVYDARGAIDVTYTGILPDLFREGQGVVAQGVLGEGNVVNAREVLAKHDEKYTPPEVADAMKENHKGPASAYATPQNEGAKS comes from the coding sequence GTGAATCCTCGTCGTAAAAGTCGCCTGTATTTGGCGATCGTAGTGCTGATCGGCGTTGCGCTGACCGCGACCCTGATGCTGTATGCGCTACGCTCCAACATCGATCTGTTTTATACCCCAAGCGAAATTCTGCAGGGCAAGGGCGAAAATCATGAGAAGCCGGAGGTGGGCCAACGCCTGCGCATCGGTGGCATGGTGATGCCGGGTTCGGTAAAGCGCGATCAGAAAACGCTGCAGGTCAGTTTCAAAGTTTATGATGCACGCGGTGCAATCGACGTCACTTACACCGGCATTCTGCCGGATCTGTTCCGTGAGGGGCAGGGCGTTGTGGCACAGGGCGTGCTGGGCGAAGGCAACGTGGTGAATGCGCGTGAAGTGCTGGCGAAACACGATGAAAAATACACGCCGCCGGAAGTGGCCGACGCGATGAAAGAAAACCATAAGGGACCGGCTTCGGCCTACGCCACCCCGCAGAACGAGGGCGCTAAATCATGA
- a CDS encoding heme lyase CcmF/NrfE family subunit, with protein sequence MMPETGSFLLCLALAISLLLSIYPQWGAARQDRRMMAVARPLTYGMFAAIALAFICLVHAFVVNDFTVAYVAANSNTQLPVYYRIAATWGAHEGSLLLWVLLLSCWSLAVALCSRSMPQDAVARVLSVMGMITAGFLLFIIMTSNPFTRTLPNFPIDGSDLNPLLQDIGLIFHPPLLYMGYVGFSVAFAFAIASLMAGRLDTAWARWSRPWTTAAWVFLTMGIVLGSAWAYYELGWGGWWFWDPVENASFMPWLAGTALMHSLAVTEKRGTFKAWTVLLAITAFSLCLLGTFLVRSGVLVSVHSFASDPARGMFILAYLVIVIGGSLLLYAVKGGQVRSRVQHETFSRETFLLGNNVLLIAAMLVVLLGTLLPLVHKQLGLGSISIGEPFFNTMFTWLMAPMALLMGIGPLVRWRRDEPTKLWRRLSVALVITLVLSILLPWLLQDSIAGMTVVGLIMAVWVIILTLMELHERATHRHGFWRGLSHLSRSHWGMVLGHLGVAVTVIGIAFSQNYSVERDVRMKAGDSVDIHNYHFVFRDVHDIRGPNYSGGVGIIDVTRNGKPEATLHAEKRYYSVARSMMTEAAIDGGFSRDLYAALGEELDDGSWAVRLYYKPFVRWIWFGGVFMALGGILCILDPRYRMSKKLKREGKLEEQA encoded by the coding sequence ATGATGCCGGAAACGGGAAGTTTTCTGCTATGCCTGGCGCTGGCGATTTCGCTGCTGCTGAGCATTTACCCGCAATGGGGCGCGGCGCGTCAGGACCGTCGCATGATGGCGGTGGCGCGCCCACTGACCTACGGCATGTTTGCGGCTATCGCCCTGGCGTTCATCTGTCTGGTGCACGCCTTTGTCGTTAATGACTTTACCGTGGCCTATGTGGCCGCCAACTCCAACACCCAACTGCCGGTGTATTACCGCATTGCAGCCACCTGGGGCGCCCACGAGGGATCGCTGCTGCTGTGGGTGCTGTTGCTGAGCTGCTGGTCGCTGGCGGTGGCGCTGTGCAGCCGTTCGATGCCGCAAGATGCCGTGGCGCGCGTGTTGTCGGTGATGGGCATGATCACGGCAGGTTTCCTGCTGTTTATCATCATGACCTCCAACCCCTTCACCCGTACGCTGCCGAACTTCCCGATCGACGGTAGCGACCTTAACCCGCTGCTGCAGGATATCGGCCTGATTTTCCATCCGCCGCTGCTGTACATGGGGTATGTCGGTTTCTCGGTGGCCTTTGCTTTCGCCATCGCTTCACTGATGGCCGGTCGCCTGGATACGGCCTGGGCGCGCTGGTCGCGCCCTTGGACCACGGCCGCCTGGGTGTTCCTCACCATGGGCATCGTGCTGGGCTCCGCCTGGGCTTATTATGAACTGGGCTGGGGCGGCTGGTGGTTCTGGGATCCGGTCGAGAACGCTTCATTTATGCCGTGGCTGGCCGGTACCGCGCTGATGCACTCGTTGGCGGTGACCGAAAAACGCGGCACTTTCAAAGCCTGGACGGTATTGCTGGCGATTACCGCCTTCTCATTGTGCCTGCTGGGCACCTTCCTGGTGCGCTCCGGGGTGCTGGTTTCGGTGCACTCCTTTGCTTCCGACCCGGCACGCGGCATGTTTATCCTTGCTTATCTGGTGATCGTGATAGGCGGTTCTCTGCTGCTGTATGCGGTCAAGGGCGGGCAAGTGCGCAGCCGGGTGCAGCACGAAACCTTCTCGCGTGAAACCTTCTTGCTGGGCAATAACGTACTGCTGATCGCTGCCATGCTGGTGGTGCTGTTGGGGACGCTGCTGCCGCTGGTGCATAAGCAGTTGGGCCTGGGCAGCATTTCTATCGGCGAACCGTTCTTCAACACCATGTTCACCTGGCTGATGGCACCGATGGCGTTACTGATGGGGATTGGCCCGTTGGTGCGCTGGCGCCGCGACGAGCCGACCAAGCTGTGGCGTCGCCTGAGCGTGGCGCTGGTGATTACGCTGGTGCTGTCGATCCTGCTGCCGTGGCTGTTGCAAGACAGCATCGCCGGCATGACGGTGGTGGGGCTGATCATGGCCGTTTGGGTGATAATCCTGACGCTGATGGAACTGCACGAACGTGCAACGCATCGCCACGGTTTCTGGCGTGGGCTGAGCCATCTTTCCCGCAGCCACTGGGGGATGGTGCTGGGCCACCTTGGCGTGGCGGTAACGGTAATCGGCATTGCCTTCAGCCAAAACTACAGTGTGGAACGTGATGTCCGCATGAAAGCCGGCGACAGCGTGGATATCCATAACTATCACTTTGTGTTCCGTGACGTGCACGATATTCGTGGGCCGAACTACAGCGGCGGCGTCGGCATTATCGATGTCACGCGCAACGGCAAGCCGGAAGCGACGTTGCACGCGGAAAAACGCTATTACAGCGTGGCGCGCAGCATGATGACCGAAGCGGCGATTGACGGCGGCTTCAGCCGCGACCTGTACGCCGCGCTGGGCGAAGAGCTGGACGACGGCTCTTGGGCAGTGCGGTTGTACTACAAACCTTTCGTACGCTGGATCTGGTTCGGCGGGGTGTTTATGGCGCTGGGCGGTATCCTGTGCATACTCGATCCGCGCTATCGGATGAGCAAAAAACTCAAGCGTGAAGGCAAGCTGGAGGAGCAGGCATGA
- the fadL gene encoding long-chain fatty acid transporter FadL: MSQKNLFTKSALAAAVAIISSNVSAAGFQLNEFSSAGLGRSYSGEGAMADTAASASRNPALLMMYTRPELSFGAVFIDPDVDISGKSPSGASLDSKNIAPTAWVPNLHYVQPINDQFAVGGSVTSNYGLATEFNDGYTAGAYGGKTDLTTLNLNLSGAYRLNQQFSFGLGFDAVYAKAKLERYAGELPRLIAGSGQLPPQLAGPVSQIPADTQISHLKGDKWGFGWNAGILYEVDENNRYGFTYRSEVKIKFDGDYKSSLPSAYNPLLGALGLPMGTDGTTIPGSLDLNLPEMWEISGYNKVAPQWAIHYSLAYTSWSQFQELKATGNNGQTLFEKHEGFKDAYRIALGTTYFYDDNWTFRTGIAFDDSPVPAQNRSISIPDQDRFWLSAGTSYAFNKDASVDVGVSYMHGQKVTIKEGPYTFESVGKAWLYGANFNYRF, encoded by the coding sequence ATGAGCCAGAAAAACCTATTTACTAAATCAGCTCTCGCAGCTGCAGTGGCAATTATTTCTTCAAACGTGTCTGCCGCAGGATTCCAGCTGAATGAGTTTTCATCAGCTGGTTTAGGACGTTCGTATTCTGGCGAGGGCGCCATGGCGGATACTGCAGCTTCCGCCAGCCGCAACCCGGCCCTGCTGATGATGTATACCCGCCCGGAACTTTCCTTCGGTGCGGTGTTTATCGATCCGGATGTAGACATCTCCGGCAAGTCACCTTCCGGTGCCAGCCTCGACTCCAAGAACATCGCCCCTACCGCCTGGGTGCCAAACCTGCATTATGTTCAACCGATTAACGATCAGTTTGCCGTAGGCGGCTCGGTCACCAGCAACTACGGCCTGGCGACAGAATTCAACGACGGTTACACCGCAGGGGCTTACGGCGGTAAAACTGACCTGACCACACTTAACCTGAACCTGAGCGGTGCTTACCGTCTGAACCAACAATTCAGCTTCGGCCTGGGCTTTGACGCGGTTTACGCCAAAGCCAAGCTCGAGCGTTATGCCGGTGAATTGCCGAGGTTGATCGCAGGTTCTGGCCAGTTGCCACCTCAATTGGCCGGCCCGGTCTCACAGATCCCGGCGGATACTCAAATTTCTCACCTGAAGGGTGACAAATGGGGCTTTGGCTGGAACGCCGGCATTCTGTACGAAGTGGACGAAAACAACCGTTACGGTTTCACCTACCGTTCCGAAGTCAAAATCAAGTTTGACGGCGACTACAAGAGCAGCCTGCCATCCGCCTATAACCCGCTCCTTGGCGCTCTCGGCCTGCCTATGGGCACCGACGGCACCACCATCCCAGGCTCTCTGGATCTGAACCTGCCGGAAATGTGGGAAATCTCGGGTTACAACAAGGTTGCACCGCAGTGGGCTATCCACTACAGCCTGGCTTACACCAGCTGGAGCCAGTTCCAGGAGCTGAAAGCTACCGGCAACAACGGTCAAACCCTGTTTGAGAAGCACGAAGGCTTTAAAGACGCTTACCGCATCGCACTGGGTACTACCTACTTCTACGACGATAACTGGACCTTCCGTACCGGTATCGCCTTCGATGACAGCCCGGTGCCGGCCCAGAACCGTTCTATCTCTATCCCGGATCAGGACCGCTTCTGGTTGAGCGCAGGTACCAGCTACGCATTCAACAAAGACGCCTCTGTTGACGTCGGTGTTTCCTACATGCACGGCCAGAAAGTCACCATCAAAGAAGGTCCATATACCTTCGAATCCGTGGGCAAGGCCTGGCTGTACGGCGCCAACTTCAACTACCGCTTCTAA
- the fadI gene encoding acetyl-CoA C-acyltransferase FadI, giving the protein MSKALPLVTRHGDRIAIVNGLRTPFAKQATAYHGIPAVDLGKTAVSELLARSGIDPALIEQLVFGQVVQMPEAPNIAREIVLGTGMSVHTDAYSVSRACATSFQAIANVAESIMAGSISIGIAGGADSSSVLPIGVSKALARTLVDVNKARTLSQRLKLFSRLKFRDLMPVPPAVAEYSTGLRMGDTAEQMAKSHGITREEQDALAHRSHQLAAKAWEQGLLRDEVMTAYVPPYRTQITEDNNVRKDSSLASYAKLKPAFDRNHGSVTAANSTPLTDGAAAVLMMSESRAKELGLQPLGYLRSFAFSAIDVWEDMLLGPSYATPLALDRAGIGLADLTLIDMHEAFAAQTLANLKMFASDEFAQKKLGRSRAIGEVDMEKFNVLGGSIAYGHPFAATGARMITQTLHELKRRGGGLGLTTACAAGGLGAAMIVEVE; this is encoded by the coding sequence ATGAGTAAGGCACTGCCGTTGGTGACCCGTCACGGTGACCGTATTGCGATTGTAAATGGACTGCGGACCCCCTTTGCCAAACAGGCGACCGCTTATCACGGCATTCCAGCGGTGGATCTGGGGAAAACGGCGGTAAGTGAACTGTTAGCCCGCAGCGGTATCGATCCGGCGCTGATTGAACAACTGGTGTTCGGCCAGGTGGTGCAAATGCCTGAGGCGCCGAATATTGCGCGTGAAATCGTGCTCGGTACCGGCATGAGCGTGCATACCGATGCTTATAGCGTGTCGCGTGCCTGCGCTACCAGCTTCCAGGCGATTGCCAACGTGGCGGAAAGCATCATGGCAGGCAGCATCAGTATCGGCATCGCCGGTGGCGCTGACTCTTCTTCCGTTCTGCCTATCGGCGTCAGTAAAGCGCTGGCGCGCACTCTGGTGGACGTTAACAAAGCCCGTACCCTGTCGCAGCGTCTCAAGCTGTTTAGCCGACTGAAGTTCCGTGACCTGATGCCGGTGCCGCCGGCAGTGGCGGAATATTCCACCGGGCTGCGCATGGGCGATACCGCAGAGCAAATGGCGAAAAGCCACGGCATCACCCGGGAAGAGCAGGATGCGCTGGCGCACCGCTCTCACCAACTGGCTGCCAAAGCCTGGGAGCAGGGGCTGCTGCGCGACGAGGTGATGACGGCCTATGTGCCGCCATACCGTACGCAAATCACCGAAGACAACAACGTCCGCAAAGATTCCAGCCTGGCGTCCTACGCAAAGCTGAAACCGGCATTCGATCGCAACCACGGTAGCGTTACCGCAGCCAACAGTACGCCGTTGACCGACGGCGCGGCAGCGGTGCTGATGATGAGTGAGTCGCGAGCGAAAGAGTTGGGGTTGCAACCGCTGGGTTATCTGCGCAGCTTTGCCTTCTCTGCCATCGATGTGTGGGAAGATATGCTGCTCGGGCCGTCTTACGCTACGCCGCTGGCGCTGGATCGCGCCGGAATCGGCCTGGCCGACCTGACCCTCATCGACATGCATGAAGCCTTTGCTGCTCAGACCCTGGCGAACCTGAAAATGTTTGCCAGCGACGAATTTGCTCAGAAAAAGCTGGGCCGCAGCCGGGCGATTGGCGAAGTGGACATGGAAAAATTCAACGTATTGGGTGGCTCAATTGCTTATGGTCACCCATTTGCCGCTACCGGCGCGCGCATGATCACCCAAACGTTGCACGAGCTGAAGCGTCGTGGCGGCGGACTGGGGCTGACGACCGCCTGCGCAGCCGGAGGGTTAGGGGCCGCAATGATCGTAGAGGTGGAATAA
- the ccmI gene encoding c-type cytochrome biogenesis protein CcmI yields MAFWLIIIVLLVGAAALLVVPAMRHSGKSTAASRDTLNKAFYQDRLHELEQDEQQGVVAERPELVKELQQNLLNDIPGQQDTQEKPINRWALVPGVALLVVVTLGFYLKTGGLVQVLDWQQVEAQMPDLRARVANERAQPLSMEEIARLGLGLRTALQQDDRNINDWMMLGRVGMALNNATTATQAFAHAYQLDPNSLEVRLGYAEVLTRSNDPEDNKQATQMLRKMIAEDHTNMRVLSLLAFNAFEQGDFKQAIGAWQVMLKLLPANDQRAEVIKRSIEQAKTQAGEETVKLGINVTLSPQATNALPQQGTLVISVTDGTNPVPVAVKQLPLSRFPLSFSLDDSNAMMPERLLSAQHQVKVRVRISQDGLATPQAGDWFGESALQNFSGKEQIDVQINKQVP; encoded by the coding sequence ATGGCTTTTTGGCTGATTATTATTGTCCTGCTGGTGGGCGCTGCGGCGTTGCTGGTGGTACCGGCGATGCGCCACAGCGGTAAAAGCACCGCTGCGAGCCGCGATACGCTGAACAAGGCGTTTTATCAGGATCGTCTGCATGAGCTGGAGCAGGACGAACAGCAGGGCGTGGTTGCTGAGCGCCCTGAACTGGTGAAAGAGCTGCAGCAAAACCTGCTCAATGATATCCCCGGCCAGCAGGATACGCAGGAGAAACCCATTAACCGCTGGGCATTGGTGCCTGGGGTTGCCTTGCTGGTGGTGGTCACCCTTGGCTTTTATCTGAAAACCGGTGGGTTGGTGCAGGTATTGGACTGGCAACAGGTCGAGGCGCAAATGCCGGATCTGCGCGCGCGCGTCGCTAATGAGCGCGCCCAACCGTTGAGCATGGAAGAGATTGCTCGCCTCGGGCTGGGGCTGCGTACCGCGTTGCAGCAGGACGATCGCAATATCAACGACTGGATGATGCTGGGTCGCGTGGGGATGGCGCTGAATAACGCCACCACCGCCACCCAGGCATTTGCTCATGCTTATCAACTTGATCCGAATAGTCTGGAAGTCCGCCTCGGCTACGCGGAAGTCTTGACGCGCTCTAACGATCCAGAGGATAACAAGCAGGCCACTCAGATGCTGCGCAAGATGATCGCCGAAGATCACACCAATATGCGCGTGCTGAGCCTGTTGGCGTTCAACGCCTTCGAACAGGGGGATTTCAAGCAGGCGATTGGCGCCTGGCAGGTTATGCTGAAGCTGTTGCCAGCCAATGATCAACGCGCCGAAGTGATAAAGCGCAGCATTGAACAAGCAAAAACACAGGCGGGCGAAGAAACTGTTAAACTTGGCATTAACGTGACGTTATCGCCACAGGCGACGAACGCTTTGCCGCAGCAGGGGACGCTGGTAATTTCAGTGACCGATGGCACCAATCCAGTGCCGGTTGCGGTAAAACAACTGCCCTTAAGCCGTTTCCCGCTGTCATTTTCTCTGGATGACAGCAACGCCATGATGCCTGAACGCCTGCTTTCGGCTCAGCATCAGGTCAAGGTGCGGGTGCGAATTTCTCAGGATGGTCTGGCCACGCCACAGGCGGGTGATTGGTTCGGCGAGAGTGCGCTGCAGAATTTCAGCGGTAAAGAGCAGATTGACGTTCAGATAAACAAACAGGTCCCTTAA
- the mlaA gene encoding phospholipid-binding lipoprotein MlaA codes for MNFRLTGLAFTTVLLVGCASAPQDEPQGRSDPLEGFNRTMFNFNYNVLDPYVLRPVAVAWRNYLPMPARNGISNFTSNLEEPASMVNSFLKGDPYKGMIHFNRFFLNTLLGMGGLIDVAGMANPKLAREEPNRFGSTLGHYGVGYGPYVMLPGYGSFTLREEGGDWADTVYPVLSYLTFWMSAGKWVVEGIETRAELLDSDGLLRNSSDPYLMVREAYFQRNDFLANGGSLKPEINPNAQAIQGDLDEIDSQ; via the coding sequence ATGAACTTTCGCCTGACTGGGCTGGCTTTCACAACGGTGTTATTGGTGGGCTGTGCCAGCGCGCCACAAGATGAACCACAAGGGCGATCCGATCCTCTGGAAGGATTTAACCGGACGATGTTCAACTTCAACTATAACGTCCTGGATCCGTATGTACTTCGCCCGGTGGCCGTGGCCTGGCGCAACTACCTGCCCATGCCGGCGCGTAATGGGATAAGCAACTTTACGTCTAACCTGGAAGAGCCGGCCAGCATGGTCAACTCCTTCCTGAAAGGCGACCCCTATAAGGGGATGATCCACTTTAACCGTTTCTTCCTCAACACCCTTCTGGGGATGGGGGGGCTGATCGACGTGGCCGGGATGGCTAACCCGAAACTGGCTCGCGAAGAGCCTAACCGTTTCGGCAGCACCCTGGGGCATTATGGCGTCGGCTACGGTCCTTATGTGATGTTGCCGGGCTACGGCAGTTTCACCCTGCGTGAAGAGGGCGGTGACTGGGCGGATACGGTCTATCCGGTACTGAGCTACCTGACCTTCTGGATGTCGGCGGGTAAATGGGTGGTTGAAGGGATTGAAACCCGTGCCGAGCTGTTGGATTCCGACGGCCTGCTGCGCAACTCTTCCGATCCGTACCTGATGGTGCGCGAAGCCTACTTCCAGCGTAACGACTTCCTGGCGAACGGCGGCTCGCTGAAACCTGAGATCAACCCGAACGCTCAGGCGATCCAGGGCGATCTGGACGAGATCGACTCGCAGTAA
- a CDS encoding DsbE family thiol:disulfide interchange protein codes for MNRKLLFIPLILFLLLVAAFMVQLTRNAGGEDPTMLESALIGKPVPAFKLESLDQPGKTYDQAVLRNGKPMLLNVWATWCPTCRAEHQYLNTLAARGIRVVGLNYKDDRGKAVTWLNSLGNPYALSLYDGDGMLGLDLGVYGAPETFLIDGQGIIRYRHAGDMNERVWQQEVLPLYKKYGGEA; via the coding sequence ATGAACCGTAAGCTGCTGTTTATCCCATTAATCCTGTTCCTGCTGCTGGTGGCGGCGTTTATGGTGCAGCTGACGCGCAACGCCGGTGGCGAAGACCCGACCATGCTGGAATCGGCGTTGATCGGCAAGCCGGTGCCGGCTTTCAAGCTGGAATCCCTCGACCAGCCTGGCAAGACTTACGACCAGGCGGTGCTGCGCAATGGCAAACCCATGCTGCTGAACGTCTGGGCGACCTGGTGCCCAACGTGCCGTGCCGAACATCAATACCTCAATACGCTGGCCGCGCGCGGCATTCGCGTGGTGGGGCTGAACTATAAAGACGATCGCGGCAAAGCGGTGACCTGGCTGAACTCGCTGGGCAACCCGTACGCGCTCAGCCTGTACGACGGCGACGGCATGCTGGGGCTGGATTTGGGCGTGTACGGCGCACCGGAAACCTTCCTGATCGACGGGCAGGGCATTATCCGCTACCGCCACGCCGGAGACATGAACGAGCGCGTTTGGCAGCAAGAAGTGCTGCCGCTGTACAAAAAATATGGGGGTGAGGCATGA
- the fadJ gene encoding fatty acid oxidation complex subunit alpha FadJ: MSFENALHEQRAKPSAFQLTLRPDNIGVITIDVPGEKVNTLKAEFVEQVNDVLIRAQQNPALEGLVIISGKPDSFIAGADISMIAACTTAKEAEALAKKGQSTLAQIAAFQVPVVAAIHGACLGGGLELALACHSRVCSLDDKTALGLPEVQLGLLPGSGGTQRLPRLIGASKALDMILTGKHIRARQALRMGLVDDAVPQSILLQAAVERVKQGWQSRRELPWQERLLNGPLGKSLLFSIVRKKTLEKTHGNYPAAERIIQVVRTGLDHGSASGYEAEARAFGELAMTPQSAALRSLFFASTSLKKERGGNAQPHELHRIGILGGGLMGGGIACVTATRGGLPVRIKDVNETGINHALKYSWDVLGKRVRSKRMRPAERQKQMMLISGSTDYTGFERVDVVIEAVFEDLALKQQMVAEIEQHAAPHTIFASNTSSLPIGQIAAKAQRPEQVIGLHYFSPVDKMPLVEVIPHATTSEETIATTVALAHKQGKTAIVVADRAGFYVNRILAPYINEATRCLLEGEPIEALDKALVDFGFPVGPITLLDEVGIDVGTKIIPVLVEQLGPRFAAPAAFEAVLKDGRKGRKNGRGFYLYPSEGQQRQRSKRADTSVYLLLGITPKSHLQPAVIAQRCVMMMLNEAARCLDEGVIRSARDGDIGAVFGIGFPPFLGGPFRYMDQLGADKVVKTLEYLQRQHGEYFAPCERLQRMAQQGERFYPQGT; the protein is encoded by the coding sequence ATGAGCTTTGAAAACGCATTGCATGAACAGCGGGCCAAACCCTCGGCCTTTCAACTGACCCTTCGTCCGGACAACATTGGTGTGATCACCATCGATGTTCCGGGGGAGAAGGTAAACACCCTGAAGGCCGAGTTTGTCGAGCAGGTCAACGACGTACTGATCCGCGCGCAGCAGAATCCGGCGCTGGAAGGGCTGGTGATTATCTCCGGCAAGCCGGATTCGTTTATTGCCGGGGCGGATATCAGCATGATTGCCGCCTGTACCACTGCCAAAGAGGCCGAAGCGCTGGCGAAAAAAGGCCAAAGTACGCTGGCACAGATTGCCGCATTCCAGGTCCCTGTGGTGGCGGCTATTCACGGCGCTTGCTTAGGCGGTGGGCTGGAGCTGGCGTTGGCGTGCCACAGTCGCGTTTGTTCTCTGGATGACAAAACCGCACTCGGCCTGCCGGAAGTGCAGCTAGGTTTGCTGCCGGGTTCCGGTGGCACCCAGCGTTTGCCGCGGTTGATTGGTGCCAGCAAGGCGTTGGACATGATCCTGACCGGCAAACACATTCGGGCGCGTCAGGCGTTGCGCATGGGGTTGGTGGACGATGCCGTGCCCCAGTCAATTTTATTACAGGCTGCCGTCGAACGGGTCAAGCAAGGCTGGCAGAGCCGGCGCGAATTGCCGTGGCAGGAGCGTTTGCTCAACGGCCCGCTAGGTAAAAGCCTGCTGTTCAGCATTGTGCGCAAGAAAACGCTGGAGAAAACGCACGGCAATTATCCTGCCGCAGAACGCATTATTCAGGTGGTGCGTACCGGTCTGGATCACGGCAGCGCCAGCGGTTATGAAGCCGAGGCGCGGGCGTTTGGCGAATTGGCCATGACCCCGCAGTCCGCCGCGTTGCGCAGCCTGTTCTTTGCCTCTACCTCCTTGAAGAAAGAACGCGGTGGTAATGCACAACCTCATGAACTGCACCGTATCGGCATTCTGGGTGGCGGCCTGATGGGCGGCGGTATCGCCTGTGTGACCGCCACGCGGGGTGGTTTGCCGGTGCGAATTAAAGACGTTAACGAAACGGGCATTAACCACGCGTTAAAATACAGTTGGGACGTGCTCGGCAAGCGGGTACGCAGTAAACGCATGCGCCCGGCGGAACGGCAAAAACAGATGATGCTGATCTCCGGTTCGACCGATTACACCGGTTTTGAACGGGTGGACGTGGTGATTGAGGCGGTGTTCGAAGACCTGGCGCTGAAGCAGCAGATGGTGGCCGAGATAGAACAGCACGCGGCGCCGCACACCATCTTTGCCTCCAATACCTCATCGCTGCCGATTGGCCAGATTGCCGCCAAGGCGCAGCGCCCTGAGCAGGTGATCGGCCTGCATTATTTCAGCCCGGTGGATAAAATGCCGTTGGTTGAGGTGATCCCGCACGCTACCACCAGCGAAGAAACCATTGCCACCACCGTGGCGCTGGCGCACAAGCAGGGCAAAACGGCGATCGTGGTGGCCGACCGCGCCGGTTTCTACGTTAACCGTATTCTGGCTCCTTATATAAATGAAGCGACTCGTTGCCTGCTGGAAGGTGAGCCGATCGAAGCGTTGGACAAGGCGCTGGTGGATTTCGGTTTCCCGGTTGGGCCGATAACCCTGCTGGATGAAGTGGGCATCGACGTCGGTACCAAGATTATCCCGGTGCTGGTAGAGCAGTTAGGGCCGCGCTTTGCCGCTCCAGCCGCCTTCGAGGCGGTGTTGAAAGACGGACGCAAAGGGCGCAAAAACGGCCGTGGTTTTTATCTCTACCCCAGTGAAGGCCAGCAGCGTCAGCGGAGCAAGCGCGCCGATACCTCGGTCTATCTTTTGCTGGGCATCACGCCGAAGTCGCATTTACAACCGGCCGTCATCGCTCAGCGTTGCGTAATGATGATGCTCAATGAAGCCGCACGTTGTCTGGATGAAGGCGTGATCCGCAGCGCGCGCGACGGCGATATCGGCGCGGTGTTCGGTATAGGTTTTCCTCCATTCCTCGGCGGGCCTTTCCGCTATATGGATCAGTTGGGGGCCGATAAGGTGGTTAAAACGCTGGAGTACCTGCAGCGGCAGCACGGTGAATATTTTGCGCCTTGCGAACGCCTGCAGCGCATGGCTCAGCAGGGTGAACGCTTCTATCCGCAGGGGACCTGA
- a CDS encoding cytochrome c-type biogenesis protein, whose protein sequence is MRLLTLIFAALLSWSAAAAIDTYRFNSVEQEQQYRELTEQLRCPKCQNNSIADSNAIIAADMRTKVYELMMQGQNKQQIIDYMVARYGNFVTYEPPVTPATLILWVGPLLFVLIGGAVVILRTRHRRTGAVNANDEFSEQEQQRLAALLKETDRKKP, encoded by the coding sequence ATGAGGCTGCTGACCCTGATATTTGCCGCGTTACTGAGTTGGAGCGCCGCGGCGGCTATCGACACTTATCGGTTCAATTCGGTCGAGCAGGAACAGCAATACCGGGAGCTGACCGAACAGCTGCGTTGCCCGAAATGCCAGAACAACAGCATCGCCGACTCTAACGCCATCATAGCGGCCGATATGCGTACCAAGGTGTACGAGTTGATGATGCAGGGGCAGAACAAGCAGCAGATTATCGACTATATGGTGGCGCGCTACGGTAATTTCGTCACCTACGAACCGCCGGTGACCCCGGCGACGCTGATCCTGTGGGTAGGCCCGTTGCTGTTTGTGTTGATCGGCGGTGCGGTAGTGATACTGCGCACCCGCCACCGTCGTACCGGTGCCGTTAACGCTAACGATGAATTCTCCGAGCAGGAGCAACAGCGTCTGGCGGCGCTGCTGAAAGAGACTGACAGGAAGAAACCCTAA
- a CDS encoding YfcZ/YiiS family protein — translation MSNPINKCSAQETAACCCVDVGTVMDNTDCTASYSQVFANQQDAEKMLATLTEKARGVESDPCDISSSIKPVDGGVELVADFTFACQAETLIFQLGLR, via the coding sequence ATGTCCAATCCAATTAATAAATGTAGTGCCCAGGAAACTGCCGCCTGTTGCTGTGTTGATGTCGGTACCGTGATGGACAATACCGATTGCACCGCCTCCTACAGCCAGGTGTTTGCCAATCAGCAGGATGCAGAAAAAATGTTGGCCACGCTGACCGAAAAAGCCCGCGGTGTGGAATCCGACCCGTGCGACATCAGCAGTAGCATTAAACCGGTTGACGGTGGCGTGGAACTGGTGGCTGATTTCACCTTCGCCTGCCAGGCAGAAACCCTGATTTTCCAGCTCGGCCTGCGTTAA